The Chloroflexus aggregans DSM 9485 genome segment GGTCGTTGCGCCTTAACGATCCACGATTTCTTAGCCAACGGAATACCTCCTCAAATCGTTGAACCAGTCAGCGCATGAGGCGCTCTTAGTTCAAACTAATCACGAAATGGCATGCCGAGTCGCTTGAGCAAAGAATAGGCTTGCTCGTCATTCGGCGCGCTGGTGACAATTGCCACCTCTAAACCACGAATCTTATCGATCTTATCGTAGTCAATGTCTGGAAAGACAATTTGCTCTTTCAGACCAATACTGTAATTCCCGCGACCATCGAACGAGCTGCGGCTCACGCCACGGAAATCGCGAATACGCGGCAGCGCGAGCGAGCAGAGACGATCAAGAAAGTCGTACATCCGGTCGCCGCGAAGTGTCACCATCACGCCGATAGGCATGCCGGCGCGCAGCTTAAACGATGCGACCGACTTCTTCGCTCTGGTTACCACCGGTTTCTGGCCTGTAATCGCGGCGACATCATTGACGGCGGCTTCGATTGCTTTTGCGTTCTGGACCGCTTCGCCAACCCCAACATTAACGACAATTTTCACGAGGCGCGGCACCTGCATGATGGACTTGAACTTAAACTCCTCCATCAGGGCCGGAACGACCTCTTTGTAATACTTCTCACGTAGTCGAACGGTCATGGCTCTTTCTCCAGGGGCTTGGCGTCAGTCACGGCTGCGCCGGCCCTGAACTGACTACTTATCGATAATAGCATCGCAGGCCTTGCAGTAGCGTACCTTGCGTGGCCGGCCCTTGTGGTCGGTCTCTTCAAGGAAACGCTTACCGGTCCGCGACGCCCGTCCACAACTCGGACAAATCAGCATCACATTGGAGACGTGAATTGGAGCTTCCATCTCCACAATACCGCCGGGGCGGCCGGGGCCACGCGGTTTTTGGTGGCGTTTGACAATATTCAAGCCTTCGACCACCACTCGATTGACTGCCGGTAACGCGCGTTTAATTTTTCCACGCCGTCCTTTATCTTTACCGGCAATCACCAATACTTCATCACCAGTCTTGACATGCATCACAGCACCTCCGGGGCGAGCGACACGATCCGCATAAACTGCTTCTCGCGCAACTCACGGGCCACCGGGCCAAAAATGCGGGTGCCACGTGGGTTATTCTCTTTCCCGATCAACACCGCCGCATTATCGTCAAAGCGGATGTGCGAACCGTCCGGTCGGCCATACTCTTTGGCTGTACGAATGATCACTGCTTTGACGACATCACCCTTCTTGACCTGACCACCGGGTGTTGCCTCTTTCACCGAGGCGACGATAATATCACCAACCCGGCCATAGCGAACCCGCGAACCACCAAGGACCCGGATGCACATGATCTCTTTGGCCCCGGTGTTATCAGCGACTTTCAGCCGAGTCTGAGGCTGGATCATGGCTATGCCTCCTCGCCACGTTTAATAATCTCCACAACCCGCCAGCGCTTAGTACGGCTCAACGGGCGGGTCTCCTCAATCCGCACCACATCACCCACTTTACAGGTATTCTCCTCATCGTGGGCGTGAAACTTCTTCGAGCGCCGAATAATCTTGCGGTAGAGCGGGTGAGGTTTCAGATAATCCACCTTAACCACTACCGTCTTGTCCATTTTATCGCTTACGACGCGACCAACCTTTGTCGTTTTGCGCTTTTGTTCCGCTGTCATCATGCTCTGCTCCATATCTGCTAGCCGAGCTCGGCCTGCGCCAACTCACGCTCGCGCAGGATGGTTAGGATGCGGGCAATGTCCTTCTTCACCTGCTTAGGTCGAGCAGTATTGGTGAGTTTACCGGTCGCTTTCTGGAAGCGCAGATTAAACAACTCGACCTTATACTCGCTCAGCTTTGCGCGCAGTTGGGCATCATCAAGGGCGCGCAGTTCACTCGCTTTCACTGCTCACCTCCTGATCAGTTGCCATCGTACCTTGCTCTTCGCGATCGATCACTTTGCACTTAACCGGCAGCTTCTGAGCGGCACGGCGCAGTGCCTCGTGGGCAATATCTTCACGCACACCGGCCAGCTCGAACATAATGCGACCGGGCTTGACCACGGCAACCCAGTGATCGACCGAACCCTTACCACCGCCCATCCGGGTTTCGGCGGGTTTGCGGGTGATCGGCTTATCCGGGAAGATCCGTATCCAGACCTTACCACCACGCTTGACGTAATTGGTAATCGCGCGGCGGGCAGCCTCAATTTGGCGGCTGGAGATCCAGCTTGGTTCGAGCGCCATCAGGCCATACTCACCGAATGCAACGCTATTACCGCGGTAGGAGAGGCCGTGACTGCGCCCTTTCTGCATTTTTCGGTACTTCGTGCGCTTAGGCAGAAGCATTGCTATTCCTCCTCGGCGCGCGTTCACGCCGTTCAGACGCGGGCGCGGTCGCCGGCTGCTCGACAGAGGCCTTGGCGCTCTGGTTGGGGAAGACATCTCCCTTATAGATCCAGACTTTCACGCCAATCCGGCCGTAGGTCGTATGGGCATGCACCTGTGCATAATCAATATCGGCCCGGAGCGTATGGCGTGGAACGCGGCCCTCTGCCTCTTCATGCACGCGGGCCATTTCGGCACCGGCAAGACGACCCGAGCAGCGGATCTTCACGCCTTGCGCTCCCAAGCGCATTGCACGCTGGACGGCCTGCTTCATTGCACGCTTGTAGCTAACGCGCTTGGTGATCTGCTCACCGATACTTTCGGCCACCAGTTGGGCATCGAGTTCGGGCTGGCTGATCTCTTTAATATTCAGCTTAATCTTCTTACCCGTTTTTTTCTCCAGCGCGCTCTTCAACGTATCGACATTCGTGCCGCGTTTCCCGATCACGATTCCGGGTTTTGCCGTGTAGACCGAAATCTCGATCTTATTTGCCGAGCGTTCAATCTCGATCCGCGACACGCCAGCGCTTTGCAATTCCTTGCTAATCAGCTTACGCAGCTCGATATCTTCATGGAGTTGCTTCGTGTAGGTTTCGCCTTCGGCAAACCACTTCGACTGCCAATCCTTGATATAACCGAGCCGGAAGCCGATCGGATGTACTTTGCGCCCCAAGCGAGCCTCCCTCTTTAATAATCCGACTTATCGGCTACTACCACCGTAATATGGGTGGTTGGTTTGCGGATGCGGTTCGCCATACCGCGTGCCCGCGGCATAAACCGCTTTAAGACCGGGCCTTGATCGGCGTAGATGGTCTTAATATACAGTTCGTCACGATTCATATCGAAGTTGTGCTCGGCATTTGCGATGGCCGACTTGAGCGTGCGGGCCACTTCACGTGCTGCCTTTTGCGGCATATAGCGTAGAGTTGCCAAGGCGCGGTCAACCGGCATACCACGCACAACATCCATCACGAGACGAACCTTCAGCGGCGAGATTCGCACATAACGAGTTACAGCTTTTGCTTCCATTGCTCTTCTCGTATCGCTACCCGACGCATCATTACAGGCGGGTTATTGTACCACGTTTTGCCCATGATGCCATCGGCCCTTAGCGGGAACTACTTAACTTTCCCGCGCTTATCGGCCTTCTTACCACCGTGGCCGCGGAAGAACCGGGTAGGAGCGAATTCACCCAGCTTATGCCCGACCATATTTTCGGTAATGTAAACGGGCACATGGCGGCGGCCATCGTGAACCAGGATGGTATGACCAATCATCTGCGGGAAGATGGTTGAGTCACGCGACCACGTGCGGATCGCCCGCTTTTCGTTAGCCTTATTCATCGCTTCGATTTTATCGAGCAGTTTAATATCAACGTATGGCCCCTTCTTCGACGAGCGGGACATAGTTCCTCCTCACAGAGTGCCGGGCGACAGCTACCGTCACCCGGCAGTGCAATGTTACTTGCGCCGACGGATAATAAAGCGATCGAAGCGCGGATTGTGGCGGGTCTTGACACCACGGGCCGGCTTCCCCCACTTTGTCTTTGGCGTACTCATACCACGTGGCGCGCGTCCTTCACCACCACCGTGGGGATGGTCGCGGGGGTTCATCGCGGCACCACGCACGCGCGGTCGTCGACCGAGCCAGCGTGAGCGACCGGCTTTACCCAATCGGATGTTCTGATGGTCGACGTTCCCGACTTGCCCAATAGTTGCCATACAGCGCAGGTGGATCATGCGCACTTCGCCGGAGGGCATACGGATGGTTGCGTAATCGCCCTCTTTGGCCATCAACTGGGCAGCAGTACCGGCAGCACGTACTAACACACCACCGCGTCCAATCTCCAGCTCGATGTTGTGGATCTGGGTACCGAGCGGGATCGCACCGAGTGGCAACGCATTCCCAACCCGAATCTCGGCGTTGGGGCCACTCATCACCGTATCACCGACCTTTAAGCCGAGTGGGGCAATAATATAACGCTTTTCACCGTCGACGTAGGCTAACAGCGCGATCCGCGCACTGCGGTTGGGATCGTACTCAATCGCCTGCACTTTGGCCGGAATCCCGAACTTATCGCGCTTAAAATCGATGATCCGATAGAAGCGCTTGTGCCCACCGCCACGATGGCGCACCGTGATACGACCCTGGTTATTACGCCCGGCCTTCTTGCGTAGCGGCTCGATCAGACCTGGCTCCGGTCGTTTCTTGGTAATCTCCTCGAAGGTCGAAACCGACATATTGCGGCGACCGGCCGAGGTTGGCTTGTAGATGCGAATACCCATAACTTCTCTCTCCCTCTAACGGTATCGGTTCTTCAGTGCGAACCGATACCGGTCGCTGCTTTCAGTGCAGCAGCGACATTAGGCGCCGAAGATCTCGATCCGATCGCCTTCGGCAAGTGTGACGATGGCCTTCTTCCAATCGCGGGTATAGCCAACCGACTGACCGCGCCGGCGGCGCTTCCCGCGCACATTCATCGTATGAACCTTCGTGACCCTCACATTAAAGATGGTCTCAACCGCATGCTTAATCTGCGGCTTCGTTGCATTGCGATGGACCTCAAACGTATACTTGTTGAGTTCCATCAAACTCGTGTTTTTCTCGGTGATCAGCGGGCGAATCAAAATATCATACGGCGTCAGCATGGTTTATCCCTCCTGCGCCGGCGCCGCCAAGCGAGAGCGTTCGCCGAGATAGCTCTCGACCACTTGAACCGCCGCCTTAGGCATAATGATGTGGTCGTAGACCAGCAAATCGCGAACATTCAGATAGTGAGCCAGCAACGTCTTCACCTTCGGCAAATTGTTGGCCGAGCGGCGCAGATTCTCGTTGGCCGGGCTCTTGCTATCGATGACGACAAGAGTCTTTTTATCGGCGAGACCGTGCGCTTGCAAGAATGCAACGAAATCCTTGGTGCGCGGCTGAGGGAAGGTAAGCTCATCGATAAAGCGAATCTGGTTTGCAGCGAACTTTACCGACAGAGCCGAGCGTACCCCAAGCCGGCGCATCTTACGCGGCATCGAGACGCGATACGAGCGCGGGTGTGGACCGTGGGCGACACCACCACCTTTGTGGTGTGGTGCGCGGATCGATCCCTGGCGAGCGCGACCGGTGCCCTTTTGGCGGTAAAGCTTGCGGGTCGACCCCTTAACTTCTCCACGACCGCGTGTATTGTGTGTACCGAGGCGGGCATTAGCGTTTTGCATCACCACGTACTGATGCATCACCGGCACGTTTGGTTCGATGCCGAAGATATAATCGCTGACTTCAATTGAGCCCACCTGCTCTCCGGCCTGATTGTAGAGTGTTGCCTGCATCGCTGTACCCCTTTAGCCCTTCACCGCTTTGCGGATCTGAAGCAGGCCATTGCGGGCGCCGGGAACGGAGCCCTTTACCAGTAGCAAATTCTGTTCGGGCAGTACTTCAACCACTTCCAGATTCTGGATGGTGACGCGGTCGCCGCCCATTCGACCGGCCATACGCTGGCCTTTCCATACACGACCGGGTGTGGTCCCGGCTCCAATCGAACCGGGAGCACGGTGGCGGTCACTTTGGCCGTGGGTCTTAGGGCCACCACGGAAGCCGTGCCGCTTGACGACACCCGCAAAGCCACGACCCTTTGAGGTTCCTGAAATATCGACCTTCTGGCCGGGCTTGAACAGCTCAACTGTCACCACTTCACCGGGTTTATGGGCAAGTGGGTCGTCGGCGCTAAACTCACGGAGATAGCGCAACATCTTACCGCCCGATGCCTTGAGATGACCCTGCTGGGGCTTGGTGAGCTTGCGCGCTTCTACTTCCTCGTAACCGAGCTGCACCGCGCTATAGCCATCGCGTTCGGGTGTACGAATCTGGGTGACGATGCAAGGCCCGGCTGCGATAACCGTTACCGGGATAGCCCTCCCTTCCTTGGTGAAGTACTGCATCATCCCGATTTTACGACCTAACAATCCGTGAATCATGGTGTACCTCCGCAGCATGCGTCGATGCGCAGCGGCTGCCTTTCCGGCTCACCCCGAAACTGTAGACCAAGAACGAAGCTGTCGCAGTCGAAGTGATACCTAACTTTCTTCTACAACTTAATCTCAATATCGACACCGGCCGGCAGATTGAGTTTCATCAGCGCGTTAATTGTTTGTTGACTTGGATCGAGGACATCGATCAACCGCTTATGAGTACGAATCTCAAACTGCTCTTGCGAGTCTTTATCGATGAATCCCGACCGGATCACGCTGTAGCGTTCAATCTTGGTCGGAAGTGGTACCGGCCCGGCGACGAGTGCGCCTGTTCGCTCGGCAGCCTCGACAATCTGACGCGCAGATTGGTCGAGAATTTTATGATCATACGCCTTGAGGCGAATACGAACCTTTTGCTTAGCCATTGTTTTTCTCCAATCGACGGAGACGTAGGTAAGGCCTACGCCTCCGTTCTCGGTTCACATATCGCTAATCAAGGATCTTGGTGACGACACCTGCACCGACGGTGCGCCCACCCTCACGGATGGCGAAGCGGAGGCCCTCTTCAATCGCCACCGGCACAATCAGCTCAATCGTCATCACCACGTTGTCGCCCGGCATCACCATCTCCATCCCCGCCGGCAAGCTAATCGCCCCCGTCACATCGGTGGTGCGGATGTAGAACTGTGGTCGGTAGCCGGAGAAGAACGGCGTGTGGCGCCCACCCTCTTCCTTCTTCAACACGTAGACCTGCGCCTCAAACTTCTTGTGCGGCTTGATGCTCCCCGGCGCACACAACACTTGCCCGCGCTCTACCTCGTTCCGCTCAATGCCACGCAGCAGACAGCCCACGTTGTCGCCGGCAATCCCTTCATCGAGCGTCTTCTGGAACATCTCCACGCCGGTCACCACCGTTCGCCGCGGCGCTTCGTCGGTCATTCCCACAATCTCGACCGTGTCTCCGACCTTCACCTTGCCGCGCTCGATGCGGCCCGTCACCACCGTACCGCGGCCCTTAATCCCGAACACGTCTTCAATCGGCATCAGGAACGGCTGGTCAACCGCCCGCTGCGGCGTCGGGATGTACTCATCGACCGCGTTCATCAGCTCAAGGATGCAGGCATACTCCGGCGCGTTGATATCCTTGCTCGGGCTTTCCAGCGCATTGCGGGCGCTGCCTCGCACAATCGGAATCTCATCGCCGGGGAAGCCGTACTTGCTCAGCAGCTCGCGCAGCTCCAACTCGACCAGCTCGAGCAACTCCGGGTCGTCCATCATATCTACCTTGTTGAGGAAGACAACGATGGCCGGCACCTGCACCTGGCGCGCCAGCAGGATGTGCTCACGAGTCTGCGGCATCGGGCCGTCGGGCGCGCTCACCACGAGGATGGCCCCGTCCATTTGGGCTGCGCCGGTAATCATATTCTTGATATAGTCGGCGTGACCGGGGCAGTCGACGTGGGCATAGTGGCGCTTGTCGGTCTGATACTCGACGTGGCGAATAGCGATGGTAATACCACGGGCGCGCTCTTCGGGCGCGTTGTCGATCTGGTCATACGCCATAAACTGGGCGGCACCCTTGAGGGAGAGCACCTTGGTAATGGCTGCGGTCAGCGTCGTCTTCCCGTGGTCGACGTGGCCGATGGTGCCGACGTTGACGTGCGGTTTCGTCCGCTCAAATTTCTGTTTGGCCATTGTGTTGTTCCTCCGCGTTCTTGCGCGATCTTCTTATCCTGTCAGCCAGATACGGCTAGTTCCCGATCAGACCAGACGGCATAGATAGCCGTCGGTAACAGGCGGCGAGTGGTCTGTTCCGGGATTGCCAACTCGCCGGCGGTTACATATCCTGCAAACGGCGCCATAATTTCGGCCAGAAGATTACCGATGGTCAGCGCCGAGATAGTGGTAGCGTAAGCACAGACCAACACCCCAAGCGGTTGTGTGCTCAACAAACGAGCGCACTGAGCGAGTAACGTTGGCAACTGTTCATGCAATCGCCAGATCTCGCCATTTGGCCCACGACCGAACACCGGTGGATCGAGCAAAATCAGGTCGTAACGATTACCGCGTCGCAATTCGCGGGCCACGAACTTACCGACATCATCGATCAGCCACCGGATCGGGCGATCGGTTAACTCGGCCAGTGCCTGATTTTCTTGAGCCCAGCGCACAGCAGGCTTTGAAGCATCGACGTGTGTCACGTGGGCACCGTGGCGAGCAAGGTGTAGACTACTCAATCCGGTATAGCCAAACAACACCAATGCCCGCGGTTGGTTACGTCGTCGAACTTGTTGCGCCAGCCATTCCCAGTGTGCGCTATGTTCAGGAAAGACACCGGTATGCCGAAACGGCGTCAAGCGTACCCAACAACGAACACCATTCGCATTGAGCTGCCAGCGTTCAGGTAAGGGACGATGGCTATGCCACTCACCCGGCCCCTCGTCACCGCGGGTACGGCGGAAGGTGGCATCGGCCCGCTGCCACGCAGTTGGCGGAAGCTGAGGCGACCAGATCGCCTGCGTTTCCGGTCGGGCTAACACATACGGACCGAACCGTTCCAGTTTCGCACCGTGACCGGAGTCGAGCAACTCGTAATCGGTCCAGTGCGGTGGTGTTAGCAGGCGTAGCTCCATCGTTGCAGAAAAGGACGGTCGCACGGGGCAACCGTCCCCGTCGTCCCTCACTAATTCGCGCTACGTTTCTCGATAATCTCCTTCGCCAGCGCCTCGGGCAAGGGTTCGTAATGGTCGAACTCCATTGAAGCAGTAGCACGCCCTTGCGTTGCCGAGCGGAGATCGGTCATATAACCGAACATATTCGCCAATGGTACAAAAGCGCGCACGACTTGAGCATTCCCACGCGCCTCGATACCTTCGATCCGGCCACGGCGTGAATTGAAATCGCCGATAACTGTACCGAGGAACTCCTCGGGTGTGACCGTCTCAACCTTCATAATCGGTTCAAGCAACTGTGGCTTACCGCGACGGACTGCCTCTTTGAGACACATCGAGGCAGCGATCTTAAAGGCCATTTCCGACGAGTCAACCTCGTGGTATGAACCATCGTACAGGGTAGCCTTCAGATCGACAACCGGATAGCCGGCGATCACACCGGTCTGCATTGCTTCGCGCAACCCCTGTTCAACGGCGGGGATATACTCTTTGGGGATCACACCGCCGACGATAGCGTTGACGAACTCGAAGCCCTTACCGGGGGGCAACGGCTCAAACTTAATCTTCACGTGACCGTACTGGCCCTTACCACCGGTTTGGCGCACGAAGCGCGACTCTTGATCGACCGGAACGGTAATTGTCTCGCGGTACGAGACTTGAGGCTTCCCCTGATTCGCCTCGACCTTATATTCGCGGCGCATGCGGTCAACGATCACTTCAAGGTGCAACTCGCCCATACCTTTGATGATCGTCTGGCCGGTTTCCTGGTCGGTATAGACTCGGAAGGTCGGGTCTTCCTCGGCTAACCGGCTGAGCGCGATCGACATTTTATCTTGGTCGGCCTTCGTCTTCGGCTCAATCGCCATCTCGATCACCGGTTCGGGGAAGCGGATGCTCTCAAGCACAATCGGGTGATCGGGATCGCAGATCGTATCGCCGGTATATGAATTCTTAGGACCAACCATGGCCGCGATCTCACCGGCGTAGACTTCATCAATATCCTCGCGGTGATTGGCATGCATCCGCAGAAGGCGGCCAAGACGTTCACGCTGTCCGCGAGTCGAGTTAAGCACATACGACCCCTTCGTAATTTTGCCGGCGTAAACACGGAAATAGGCCAGCTTACCGACGTAGGGGTCGGCAACGATCTTGAAGACGAGAGCGGTAAACGGCTCATCGTCGCTGACGCGGCGGGTAATCACCTCAACACCCTCATCACCCATCACCTGACCGGGCAGTGTACCGGTAATAGCCGGGCGATCGAGTGGTGACGGCAGATATTCAACAACCGCATCAAGCAATTTCTGAACACCCTTATTACGCAGGGCAGCGCCGCAGAGCACCGGCACCAACTTACGTTCGATGGTCGCCTTACGCAGACCTCGCTTCAGTTCCTCGACGGTCAACTCTTGGCCTTCGAGATAGAGCAAGGTCAACTCATCATCAGTTTCAGCGATCATCTCGATCAGCTCATTGCGCGCCTTTTCGGCGGCAGGCCGTAGCTCGGCGGGAATCTCCTCTTCGCGAATATCCTTACCGAGGTCATCGTAGTAAATAGTTGCCTTCATGGTGAAGAGGTCAATTGTCCCGCGGAAGGTATCCTCAACCCCAATCGGCAACTGGACAACTGCCGGCTTCGCGCCGAGGCGATCCTTAATCATCTGCACACAGCGCTCGAAGCTGGCGCCGACGCGATCCATCTTATTCACGAAGCAGATACGCGGCACGTTGTACTTATCGGCCTGTCGCCAGACCGTCTCGGACTGAGGTTCAACGCCAGCCACGCCGTCGAACACGACGATACCGCCGTCGAGAACGCGCAGTGATCGTTCCACCTCTACCGTAAAGTCAACGTGGCCGGGAGTATCGATGATATTGATCCGATACTCAACGCCGTTGAGCCGCCAAGGGGCAGTGGTAGCGGCGGCGGTGATAGTAATCCCGCGCTCCTGCTCCTGCGGCATCCAGTCCATCGTCGCGGTCCCTTCGTGTACCTCGCCAATCTTGTAGGTGCGACCGGTGTAGAACAAGATCCGCTCGGTTGTTGTCGTCTTCCCCGCGTCGATATGGGCAATAATGCCGATGTTACGTACTTTGTCGAGTTCGATCTGACGTGGCATACCCGTCACATACTCCTACGTGAGGCGACATACGCCGCCATACCTCTAGACCGAGACCGACGTTAGAGCCGGCCATAATGGGCGAAAGCGCGATTAGCTTCCGCCATGCGGTGAACGTCTTCTTTGCGTTTGATCGTCGTACCGGTGTTGTTATAGGCATCGATCAACTCAGCGGCGAGGCGTTCGACCATCGGCTTACCGGTGCGAGCACGGGCTGACATTATCAGCCAGCGCATAGCGAGTGAATAGCGGCGGTCGCTCTTCACCTCGACCGGCACCTGATACGTCGCACCACCAACGCGCTTGGGTTTTACTTCGATAGAAGGGCTTGCATTCCGCAGTGCCTGCTCGAAAATCTCCAGTTGCGGCTTCTTGAGCTTTTCGGCAGCGAGATCGAGCGCTTGGTACACAATCCGCTCGGCAAGACTCTTCTTGCCGCGCTCCATAACCTTATTAATAAACTTCTGCACGAGAACGCTATTGTAACGAGCATCCGGCGGAATCGGCCGCCGTTCAACTACACCGCGACGGGGCATACCGCACCTCTCTTACTTCTTGCCGCCCTTTCCGGCGGGAGCACCCTTACCGACCGGTTGGTTCTTCTTCGTACCGTATTTGCTACGACCCTGCTTGCGACCACTAACACCCTGGGTGTCGAGCGTCCCGCGGACGATGTGGTAGCGCACGCCGGGCAAGTCCTTCACACGGCCACCGCGGATCAACACCACTGAGTGCTCTTGCAGATTGTGCCCCTCGCCGGGGATATATGCCGTCACCTCAAGGCCGTTGGAGAGCCGCACGCGGGCGATCTTGCGCAGCGCCGAATTAGGCTTCTTCGGCGTCATCGTTGTTACCTTGGTGCAGACGCCGCGCTTCTGTGGCGATCCGCGGCCGCGAGTCAGCTTCCCCTTCAGCGAGTTGTAGGTGAAGCGCAGGGCCGGGGCTTTTGTCTTTTTGACCACCGGCTTGCGCGGCTTCCGAACAAGTTGGTTAATAGTCGGCATCTACTGCTCTCCTTTGAAACGGCCTGCGATAGACAACCTTTTGCAGACAAAATAATAACTGGCCCAAAGATCTGGTCGCAGTATGCCACTGCGCCTTAGAAGTGGGCCGCATGGCGCACAGACATTCTGCTGCGCAATTTCTTCGCAGCAGTAGTG includes the following:
- the fusA gene encoding elongation factor G, translating into MPRQIELDKVRNIGIIAHIDAGKTTTTERILFYTGRTYKIGEVHEGTATMDWMPQEQERGITITAAATTAPWRLNGVEYRINIIDTPGHVDFTVEVERSLRVLDGGIVVFDGVAGVEPQSETVWRQADKYNVPRICFVNKMDRVGASFERCVQMIKDRLGAKPAVVQLPIGVEDTFRGTIDLFTMKATIYYDDLGKDIREEEIPAELRPAAEKARNELIEMIAETDDELTLLYLEGQELTVEELKRGLRKATIERKLVPVLCGAALRNKGVQKLLDAVVEYLPSPLDRPAITGTLPGQVMGDEGVEVITRRVSDDEPFTALVFKIVADPYVGKLAYFRVYAGKITKGSYVLNSTRGQRERLGRLLRMHANHREDIDEVYAGEIAAMVGPKNSYTGDTICDPDHPIVLESIRFPEPVIEMAIEPKTKADQDKMSIALSRLAEEDPTFRVYTDQETGQTIIKGMGELHLEVIVDRMRREYKVEANQGKPQVSYRETITVPVDQESRFVRQTGGKGQYGHVKIKFEPLPPGKGFEFVNAIVGGVIPKEYIPAVEQGLREAMQTGVIAGYPVVDLKATLYDGSYHEVDSSEMAFKIAASMCLKEAVRRGKPQLLEPIMKVETVTPEEFLGTVIGDFNSRRGRIEGIEARGNAQVVRAFVPLANMFGYMTDLRSATQGRATASMEFDHYEPLPEALAKEIIEKRSAN
- the rpsG gene encoding 30S ribosomal protein S7, whose protein sequence is MPRRGVVERRPIPPDARYNSVLVQKFINKVMERGKKSLAERIVYQALDLAAEKLKKPQLEIFEQALRNASPSIEVKPKRVGGATYQVPVEVKSDRRYSLAMRWLIMSARARTGKPMVERLAAELIDAYNNTGTTIKRKEDVHRMAEANRAFAHYGRL
- the rpsL gene encoding 30S ribosomal protein S12, with amino-acid sequence MPTINQLVRKPRKPVVKKTKAPALRFTYNSLKGKLTRGRGSPQKRGVCTKVTTMTPKKPNSALRKIARVRLSNGLEVTAYIPGEGHNLQEHSVVLIRGGRVKDLPGVRYHIVRGTLDTQGVSGRKQGRSKYGTKKNQPVGKGAPAGKGGKK